TTGCAAAAGCAATAGACTTCCATATTTGATATAATAATAGGGTTGCAACAACAGAATAGAAAGGATGTGAGGCCGTGTTCATACCCCTGGAAGGTCAGGGAATAATTTCCGCAGAAAGAATCGTCGCCATTGTTCGCCACGGGGACGAAACGGCCATTTACATGAAAGACGGATCTGTAACCGCCACCGGCTTTAAACCAGAAACCCTGTCTAGACGATACCGTTCTTTCGTAAAAGAATCAAGGCGCAAAGCTTCTGAATTTAAGCAAAAGCTCCAAGGAGGAGGTCCCATATATGACAACATCGGCTAAACAGTACACGGCTAAAGATATTCAGGTGCTCGAAGGCTTGCAAGCGGTTCGGAAACGCCCTGGAATGTACATTGGAGACACAGGGCCCAGAGGCCTTCATCATCTCGTGTACGAAGTCGTCGACAACTCGATTGACGAAGCCATTGCCGGCTATTGCGATAAAATCTCTGTCGTAATCTATGAGGATGAAAGTGTTTCAGTAGCGGATAACGGGCGAGGCATCCCCACCGAACCCCATCCTTCAAGCGGCCGTCCTGCCTCTGAAGTGGTACTTACTATTCTTCATGCTGGGGGCAAATTCGACAATCAGGCCTACAAAGTGTCTGGCGGCCTGCATGGAGTGGGAGTTTCTGTGGTCAATGCCCTCTCAGAATGGCTCGAAATCACTATTCAAAGGAATGGTCTGTCCCGTACTCAGCGTTTTGAGCGGGGAGTACCCGTTACAGACCTTTCTGAGGGTGAACCTTCAACCAAGACAGGAACATATGTGAGGTTTCATCCAGATACAACAATCTTCGAAGAAGTAAGGTTTTCAGCAGATATTTTATCGGGCCGTCTGAGGGAAATGGCTTTTTTAAACCCAGGTCTTGCCATAACTCTGGAAGACCACCGCTCTGGCAAATGTGTAGAATTCCACTACGAAGGCGGTATTAAAACCTTTATAGAATACCTGAACAAGGGGAAGACCCCTCTCTTTCCAGAACCAATCGTAATTGCCGGTGAAAAAGACGGCGCTTCTGTCGAAATAGGGATTCAATACAATGACGGCTACCTGGAGCGCATATTTGCTTTCGCCAACATGATCCATACTATTGAGGGCGGAACCCACGTCGCAGGCTTTAGAACTGCTTTGACCCGCGCTGTCAACGAAGTTGCCCGTCGGGCCAAGATCCTTCGGGAAAAAGACGAGAATCTTTCTGGCGAAGACCTTAAGGAAGGGTTGACCTGCGTTCTCTCTATTAAGTTGTCCAATCCCCAATTTGAGGGACAGACCAAAACGAAGCTGGGGAACAGCGAGATTAAGGGCATCACGGACTCTGTCGTTTACGAGGGCCTCCTCGCTTATCTGGATGAACATCAGGAAGTTCTGAAGCCGGTGGTGGAAAAGGCCATTCGAGCCCGACAGGCAAGGGATGCCGCAAAGAAAGCAAGAGAGCTGGTGCGAAAGACAGCCATGACCGGAATGAACCTTCCAGGCAAACTTGCTGACTGCTCAAGCAGAGATCCTCACGTCTGCGAAGTGTACATCGTTGAGGGAGATTCTGCTGGAGGCAGTGCCAAACAGGGACGGGACAGAGGTTTTCAGGCCATCCTTCCTTTACGGGGAAAGATACTGAACGTAGAGAAAGCCCGTTTTGATAAAGTGCTGAGCAATAACGAGATCAGAACTATCATTCAGGCTCTGGGATGTGGAATAGGAGAAGATTTTGACCACAGCAAGCTACGCTACAACAAAATAATCATCATGACAGACGCTGACGTTGACGGAGCCCACATCAGCACGCTTTTGCTCACCTTCTTCTACCGTTACATGCAAGACCTTATTGATAAAGGGCATCTCTATCTTGCCCAGCCTCCCCTGTATCGCGTACAGCGAGGGAAGAATGTCACCTACTGTT
This region of Aminobacterium colombiense DSM 12261 genomic DNA includes:
- the gyrB gene encoding DNA topoisomerase (ATP-hydrolyzing) subunit B, which encodes MTTSAKQYTAKDIQVLEGLQAVRKRPGMYIGDTGPRGLHHLVYEVVDNSIDEAIAGYCDKISVVIYEDESVSVADNGRGIPTEPHPSSGRPASEVVLTILHAGGKFDNQAYKVSGGLHGVGVSVVNALSEWLEITIQRNGLSRTQRFERGVPVTDLSEGEPSTKTGTYVRFHPDTTIFEEVRFSADILSGRLREMAFLNPGLAITLEDHRSGKCVEFHYEGGIKTFIEYLNKGKTPLFPEPIVIAGEKDGASVEIGIQYNDGYLERIFAFANMIHTIEGGTHVAGFRTALTRAVNEVARRAKILREKDENLSGEDLKEGLTCVLSIKLSNPQFEGQTKTKLGNSEIKGITDSVVYEGLLAYLDEHQEVLKPVVEKAIRARQARDAAKKARELVRKTAMTGMNLPGKLADCSSRDPHVCEVYIVEGDSAGGSAKQGRDRGFQAILPLRGKILNVEKARFDKVLSNNEIRTIIQALGCGIGEDFDHSKLRYNKIIIMTDADVDGAHISTLLLTFFYRYMQDLIDKGHLYLAQPPLYRVQRGKNVTYCYSEKELRDIVDSTPDSRRASVQRYKGLGEMNPDQLWETTMDPQNRVLKRIEVEDAMLADEYFSILMGDKVEPRRDFIAAHAHEVRNLDI